Proteins encoded together in one Psilocybe cubensis strain MGC-MH-2018 chromosome 8, whole genome shotgun sequence window:
- a CDS encoding Fe-S cluster-binding ribosome biosynthesis protein has product MSSDKITRIAIVDSNRCKPKRCALECKKSCPVVKMGKLCIEVKSTDKISFISEFLCIGCGICVKKCPFEAIAIINLPTNLESEVTHRYTANSFKLHRLPTPRPGQVLGLVGTNGIGKSTALKILAGKLKPNLGRYDDPPDWQEILKYFRGSELQNYFTKVLEDNLKALIKPQYVDHIPKAIKGSLTVSQMLDSKLERDNKQEMCDELELNHVLDRDIAHLSGGELQRFAIAMSCIQKADVYMFDEPSSYLDIKQRLKAAEVIRSLLTPDCYVVAVEHDLSVLDYLSDFICCLYGKPSMYGVVTMPSSVREGINIFLDGFIPTENLRFREESLSFKMVENAEELVVDKTRHYSYPSMTKTLGNFKLTVEAGSFTDSEIIVMLGENGTGKTTFVRLLAGDTPDEETDKQSLAVSLKPQTISPKFPGTVRMLLLKQIKNAFMHPQFQTDVLKPMNLENIMDQEVKTLSGGELQRVAIVLALGKPNVSVYLLDEPSSFLDSEQRIIASKVIKRFILHAKKTAFVIEHDFIMATYLADRVIVFEGQPARAATATPPQSLLSGMNRFLASLEITFRRDPTNFRPRVNKRDSVKDREQKAAGNYFFLEE; this is encoded by the exons ATGTCGTCAGACAAGATCACTCGTATCGCCATCGTCGATTCTAACCGGTGCAAACCCAAGCGATGTGCATTAGAGTGCAAGAAA TCATGCCCCGTTGTTAAAATGG GCAAACTTTGCATTGAAGTCAAGTCAACCGATAAGATCTCCTTCATCTCTGAATTCCTCTGTATTGGTTGTGGTATTTGCGTGAAGAA ATGTCCATTTGAAGCCATCGCAATTATCAACCTGCCCACAAATCTAGAGTCAGAGGTGACACATCGGTATACTGCCAACTCCTTCAAACTCCATCGTCTTCCTACACCACGACCGGGACAGGTATTAGGGTTGGTCGGGACGAACGGTATCGGAAAGAGTACAGCACTGAAAATCCTTGCTGGAAAGTTGAAGCCAAATCTTGGCAGATACGAT GACCCTCCCGACTGGCAAGAGATCCTCAAATACTTCCGAGGATCCGAACTCCAGAACTACTTCACCAAGGTTCTCGAGGACAATCTCAAGGCCCTGATTAAGCCTCAATACGTCGATCATATTCCCAAAGCCATCAAGGGTAGCCTAACCGTTTCGCAAATGCTCGACTCAAAGCTGGAGCGGGACAACAAACAGGAGATGTGCGACGAACTTGAATTGAATCACGTTTTAGATCGTGACATCGCTCATCTTTCTGGAGGAGAGCTCCAGCGATTTGCTATCGCCATGTCATGCATCCAAAAGGCTGACGT TTATATGTTCGACGAACCTTCCAGTTACCTGGATATCAAGCAGCGACTCAAGGCTGCCGAAGTCATTCGATCTCTGTTGACCCCCGATTGCTATGTTGTAGCTGTAGAGCACGATTTGTCCGTGCTTGACTACCTGTCCGATTTCATTTGCTGCTTGTACGGCAAGCCCTCCATGTATGGCGTCGTCACGATGCCTTCCTCTGTTCGAGAAG GTATCAACATCTTCTTGGACGGTTTTATCCCCACGGAGAACTTGCGTTTCCGTGAAGAATCTTTGTCCTTTAAAATGGTCGAGAACGCTGAAGAACTTGTTGTCGACAAGACCCGCCATTATTCTTACCCTTCCATGACCAAGACCCTCGGAAATTTCAAGCTGACCGTCGAGGCCGGCTCTTTCACCGACTCTGAGATTATTGTCATGTTGGGAGAGAACGGAACGGGAAAGACGACTTTTGTCCGCCTGCTTGCCGGTGACACCCCCGATGAGGAAACCGATAAACAATCGCTAGCTGTCAGTTTAAAGCCTCAGACAATCTCCCCCAAGTTCCCCGGCACCGTCCGCATGCTACTGCTCAAGCAGATCAAAAATGCTTTCATGCACCCCCAGTTCCAAACGGACGTTCTTAAGCCCATGAATTTGGAGAACATCATGGATCAGGAGGTCAAGACACTTTCCGGAGGAGAGTTGCAAAGGGTCGCTATCGTTCTTGCTCTCG GCAAACCCAACGTCTCGGTCTATCTTTTGGACGAACCTAGCTC TTTCCTTGATTCCGAACAGCGTATCATTGCTAGCAAGGTTATCAAACG ATTCATTCTGCACGCGAAGAAGACTGCCTTTGTCATTGAGCACGATTTCATCATGGCCACCTACCTCGCCGATCGTGTCATTGTCTTCGAGGGTCAGCCTGCGCgcgctgccactgccacacc TCCCCAATCGCTGTTGTCGGGTATGAACCGCTTCCTTGCTTCGCTCGAAATCACCTTCCGTCGCGATCCCACCAACTTCCGCCCGCGTGTTAACAAGCGGGACAGTGTCAAGGATCGCGAGCAGAAAG CCGCTGGCAACTATTTCTTCCTCGAGGAATAA
- a CDS encoding ADIPOR-like receptor SPBC12C2.09c, with protein MTLAGMGAAFIVLDPEYAKPTHRGARTTVFISLGLCAIVPVTQLFLTHEFNELVSDMGVQWLLLSGALYIVGALL; from the exons ATGACACTGGCGGGCATGG GAGCGGCCTTCATTGTTTTGGACCCTGAATATGCTAAACCTACTCATCGAGGCGCTCGGACAACTGTCTTCATCAGCCTTGGTCTGTGTGCAATTGTCCCAGTGACCCAACTATTTCTCACGCATGAATTCAACGAACTCGTCTCGGACATGGGTGTCCAATGGCTACTGCTCTCAGGTGCACTGTACAT
- a CDS encoding GPI transamidase component PIG-S: MTQPHINSVPNISIVLAYCAVIILALPAWWYTTSIQRLSLPSSRVHQLAQSHLQLPISLCIETSDVELTNSVRKTLSTQISRELERWKGLLVNVEGKVACAGESDKSDVYTIIPTSGPSWIQGRRLYTPLNGPSYIIQLAHTITSLLAPYSASNDPEHRVAQYSPRYRLAFSLLNEDAAAGNAILDWKIQDGLKANVNPILHRLSPLHNFTIESQVQFHAPLAFTPRQLDQAHGLTPEDLTVFVNSADWTLSSSSSNDPVLHFILFIPSVAHRPLRLLRNDGSASASTAFLVPQWGGIIIHNPKLGSFSGEELPQQDLNDVFYVFTNQLLALLGVPSLPPNVAKRTSGLSDWQLDALVRRRVLENAQGSQDTLLSIVKLVDQIENMPVGEDVKGDVEDALDALTKMYETSTTSLYQAFSHSAESFVLASRAFFNPGMLALLYFPAEHKYGVYAPLFASALIPLLVAALRELSAYRQERRTDKEAATKTIRQ; encoded by the exons ATGACCCAGCCACACATCAACAGCGTGCCAAACAT ATCCATTGTATTAGCATACTGTGCAGTTATTATCCTAGCTCTACCTGCCTGGTGGTACACAACTAGCATCCAGAGGCTGTCTCTTCCATCTAGTCGCGTCCACCAGTTGGCTCAGAGCCACCTCCAGCTTCCCATATCATTATGTATTGAAACCTCCGACGTGGAACTAACTAATAGTGTCCGAAAAACCTTATCCACACAAATATCTCGTGAGTTAGAGCGATGGAAGGGTCTGTTGGTAAATGTTGAGGGCAAAGTTGCTTGTG CAGGAGAGTCAGATAAGAGCGATGTATATACAATAATTCCTACGTCTGGACCGTCCTGGATACAGGGACGACGTCTGTATACTCCACTGAATGGGCCCAGTT ACATCATCCAACTCGCTCATACGATTACCTCGCTTCTCGCACCATATTCCGCTTCCAATGACCCCGAACACCGTGTCGCCCAATATTCACCTCGTTATAGACTGGCATTCAGCCTGCTCAACGAAGATGCAGCAGCCGGAAACGCCATCCTTGATTGGAAGATTCAAGATGGCCTGAAAG CAAATGTCAATCCCATCTTACATCGTCTTAGCCCCCTTCATAATTTCACCATCGAAAGTCAAGTTCAGTTCCATGCCCCTCTGGCATTCACTCCACGTCAGCTCGACCAAGCTCATGGTTTAACACCCGAAGATTTGACTGTATTCGTAAACTCTGCCGATTGGACTTTAT CTTCCAGTTCTTCCAATGACCCTGTTTTGCACTTTATACTTTTTATACCTTCCGTTGCCCACCGCCCATTGAGGTTATTAAGGAATgatg GGTCAGCATCTGCCTCTACTGCCTTCTTAGTCCCACAATGGGGAGGCATCATCATTCACAATCCAAAATTGGGTTCATTTTCTGGAGAGGAATTACCTCAACAAGATCTTAACGACGTCTTCTATGTGTTCACAAATCAGTTACTTGCTCTTCTAGGAGTTCCGTCGCTGCCCCCAAACGTGGCCAAACGGACTTCTGGCCTTTCGGACTGGCAGCTAGATGCTCTTGTTCGTCGTCGCGTTTTGGAAAACGCACAAGGAAGCCAGGACACCCTTCTTAGTATCGTGAAGCTAGTCGACCAAATTGAAAATATGCCTGTGGGTGAAGACGTGAAAGGTGACGTTGAAGACGCCTTGGATGCGTTGACGAAG ATGTATGAAACCTCGACAACCTCTCTCTATCAGGCTTTTAGCCACTCAGCAGAATCCTTCGTCCTTGCCTCTCGGGCATTTTTTAACCCAGGAATGTTAGCTCTGCTCTACTTCCCCGCTGAGCATAAATACGGAGTATATGCTCCACTTTTCGCCAGCGCCCTTATCCCCTTGCTTGTAGCTGCGCTTAGGGAGCTGTCTGCATACCGCCAGGAACGAAGGACAGACAAAGAAGCAGCTACAAAGACCATTAGGCAATGA
- a CDS encoding hypothetical protein (Uncharacterized protein C22E12.19) codes for MQRLPIPPPRRRTPSPPIGLARRPYDSYVPTRSDVPFRDSMSNVYRPNSYRPGDYSSANYYSRSPSPDAYGHANSSRISEPEPWDRGSGWRSVPEAHNMWPERKIIPASPTNITGRPLRDESTRLFEPSDSWKQSHNERSSRSHPSPPSDRYFDRRNRNSMDVSPERSMRNDRSAPFISGGDRYRPVPNKRETFPPGRSDYDSYRPTYEKYDGWTPPFRREPISPVGSHNRRDSGSVHARSSDRYDSPFSSRAVSRRTSPSPRTVISPTPPPHSNPNSIPLEVDTEPWTPHLQPPVRGEVPTRAPSRSSIASTQVSDHRSSPAPVVTPPIIAAQTSFGSETSKNRPPFVGEKILGIQAEAKPDPKGPQNAISEPSRVPPTAEAKPVPRLVSPTVQKSTASVPTIPQSNDVTTIKPSLSITHSPRQEPTTITARIVEKDAVTPANHPKPVTNGVTAPSHIASPSPPHAVEKTPPAVSVPLSPVIPEALHSPTTDFPDIEQPEPSYIHSPVLSPLISPADIHIPSPIHSPILSEPAAIEGPHSPVIQKIIPRPDEIPPITEAKSKEEAFRIVVMTRLLLDHQTREERVAPVLAANLAIANPPEAHPVATPESLLEWANNGQMRQDQLKSFVLTRPRLVQYLQQRNSVVEDKITRLKSKYVELQESWLAHCHALNEQQKTLASEHESQHGGRTTRRSTADAVRSDFEMEQIIASLGVDEATDPTHLSMRNVATIPDMISVTQGKVDYLFDDSSHLVENPSEYYAPHTGIHDWTDEEKQIFLDKFAAHPKQFGIIADYIPNKTAAQCVDFYYLHKKQKIDFRKVVSLFAPNKRKRRGMGRKKGNGLLVDIAKHDMEVNRGNVAAAVAAATPSVSTRAPRGRRPAVQPTEGRKSTRRSAVQFEDTPTSTPTPEPESRTRRRRGANAASSTSASAPTSAIASNVSTIPVPTPASTAAPTPRSVTPVQESPPKPATPPAAPPPKPATPPPPSPPPPAASPKPIAVPVPEPPPPPPIVTEPIIQPSRHFHPPPPPPLPVEREADSRPTKRVKRTRKIKSAATVSDDLSSPTLDVDKELPPTGTEGDSFRKKDKVAAPNQWSEEDKNQFLSLLAQYGDDFKRIAASMPNKTTIQVSNYYKINAVALDLQKVAARAPKRSPTPEHHEVWKELPHYPGSGVIHHVTTMKPVSSSVLLSATPPMSSLSGDPNRSSSSSYARDPARPGSPPRSAYPAMSSAHPYSDAHRTAYPGPTATTYPYPTDHRGVYISSRPPDSTFRGTSSTSSPTLSRSPYTTTYPASTSSASTTVTTSRPGYPATTSVGPAPPSIIHSPTGMSPPKPLPVQPMQSYPAHQSDPAHRAPYLTYPQPTHTSGYWTTQPYYLDPRASGAADASGRREHPYAMYPAMSGPPASGSRPPHGYPMTTPPGQPPAPGGRTAYYYPGTGWTSSG; via the exons ATGCAA AGGTTGCCAATCCCCCCTCCGCGCAGAAGAACTCCTTCTCCACCTATAGGCTTGGCTCGTAGGCCATACGATAGTTACGTGCCTACGCGATCCGATGTCCCCTTCCGCGATTCCATGTCAAACGTCTATAGGCCAAATAGTTATCGTCCTGGGGATTATTCTTCTGCAAATTATTACAGTCGCTCTCCAAGTCCTGATGCATATGGCCACGCAAACTCGTCTCGAATATCTGAGCCTGAACCCTGGGACCGCGGATCCGGATGGCGCTCTGTGCCGGAGGCGCATAATATGTGGCCCGAACGAAAAATTATTCCGGCATCTCCTACCAATATCACAGGAAGGCCACTTAGAGATGAGTCCACTAGACTCTTTGAACCCTCTGATTCTTGGAAGCAATCTCACAACGAGCGTTCTTCGCGAAGTCACCC TTCGCCACCATCTGATCGGTATTTTGACCGTCGAAATAGGAATAGTATGGATGTTTCTCCTGAAAGGTCTATGAGAAACGACAGGTCCGCTCCATTTATCTCTGGTGGTGACCGATATAGGCCTGTTCCTAATAAGCGAGAGACCTTTCCTCCTGGGCGTTCTGATTATGATTCTTACCGCCCAACATATGAAAAGTACGATGGCTGGACTCCTCCTTTCCGTCGAGAGCCTATAAGTCCTGTGGGAAGCCATAATCGAAGGGACTCTGGTTCTGTGCATGCTCGATCTTCTGACCGTTATGACTCGCCCTTTTCAAGTCGTGCTGTATCTCGAAGGACCTCACCTTCTCCGCGAACTGTTATTTCCCCAACTCCCCCTCCTCATTCGAACCCCAATAGCATTCCTCTGGAAGTAGATACCGAGCCTTGGACTCCACATCTTCAACCACCTGTGAGAGGTGAAGTTCCGACAAGAGCCCCTTCACGCTCTTCAATTGCTTCTACGCAGGTTTCAGATCACAGAAGTTCGCCAGCTCCTGTTGTTACTCCCCCGATCATTGCTGCTCAGACGTCATTTGGATCAGAAACTTCGAAAAACAGACCGCCTTTTGTGGGTGAGAAAATCTTAGGCATACAAGCCGAAGCGAAACCTGATCCGAAGGGCCCTCAGAATGCTATTTCTGAGCCATCTCGGGTACCTCCTACCGCCGAAGCAAAGCCGGTACCAAGGCTTGTGTCTCCTACTGTACAGAAATCTACAGCGAGTGTGCCTACAATACCGCAATCAAATGACGTTACTACGATCAAACCCAGTTTGAGTATTACAC ATTCACCTAGGCAGGAACCGACTACGATCACGGCGAGGATCGTCGAGAAGGATGCTGTCACCCCTGCAAATCATCCAAAGCCTGTGACAAATGGTGTTACTGCTCCTTCTCACATCGCCTCACCATCACCTCCTCATGCCgtcgagaaaacaccaccCGCTGTTTCCGTCCCTCTTAGTCCTGTCATTCCAGAAGCGCTTCATTCCCCTACAACCGACTTTCCGGACATCGAGCAACCTGAACCTTCATACATACATAGTCCAGTTTTGAGTCCTCTCATCAGCCCTGCAGACATCCATATTCCATCGCCGATACATTCCCCGATTCTCTCAGAGCCTGCAGCTATCGAAGGGCCTCATTCTCCAGTGATTCAAAAAATAATTCCAAGGCCTGATGAAATTCCCCCAATCACTGAAGCTAAATCCAAGGAGGAGGCGTTCCGTATTGTGGTCATGACACGTTTGCTCCTTGACCACCAGACGAGAGAAGAACGAGTTGCGCCTGTGCTCGCTGCCAATCTGGCGATTGCGAACCCTCCGGAAGCGCATCCTGTAGCTACTCCTGAATCACTGCTTGAATGGGCGAACAATGGACAAATGCGTCAAGATCAATTAAAGTCCTTTGTTCTCACAAGGCCGCGTCTGGTACAATACTTGCAGCAGAGGAATTCTGTAGTTGAGGACAAGATCACGCGTTTGAAATCCAAGTACGTTGAACTGCAGGAAAGCTGGCTCGCCCACTGTCATGCGTTGAATGAGCAACAGAAGACATTGGCGTCAGAGCATGAGAGTCAGCACGGCGGGCGGACGACGCGTCGGTCCACAGCTGATGCTGTGCGTTCTGATTTTGAGATGGAGCAGATCATTGCTAGTCTGGGTGTGGATGAGGCAACTGACCCAACCCATCTGTCGATGCGGAACGTGGCGACAATACCGGATATGATTTCGGTCACTCAGGGTAAAGTAGACTATCTTTTCGACGACTCATCGCACTTGGTAGAGAACCCAAGCGAGTACTATGCGCCTCATACTGGGATCCACGACTGGACAGATGAAGAAAAGCAGATTTTCTTGGACAAGTTTGCGGCGCATCCCAAGCAGTTTGGGATTATCGCCGACTACATCCCCAACAAGACCGCCGCGCAATGTGTTGATTTTTATTACCTTCACAAGAAGCAAAAGATCGACTTTCGCAAGGTCGTTTCGTTGTTCGCGCCGAACAAGAGAAAGCGAAGAGGGATGGGCAGGAAAAAGGGAAATGGACTTTTGGTGGATATTGCAAAGCACGACATGGAGGTCAACCGTGGAAATGTGGCGGCTGCAGTCGCGGCTGCGACGCCTTCCGTTTCTACACGTGCTCCGAGAGGAAGGAGGCCTGCCGTCCAGCCCACCGAAGGAAGAAAATCGACTCGACGGAGTGCCGTTCAATTCGAGGATACGCCTACGAGTACACCGACCCCTGAACCAGAATCCAGGACCAGAAGACGAAGGGGCGCGAATGCTGCATCGAGTACGAGCGCTAGCGCGCCCACATCGGCAATTGCCTCTAATGTATCGACCATACCGGTTCCAACACCTGCGTCAACCGCCGCGCCCACACCTCGATCTGTGACACCTGTTCAGGAATCGCCACCGAAACCCGCGACACCTCCTGCTGCACCACCCCCAAAACCTGCAACTCCTCcgccaccatcaccaccaccacctgctgcgTCCCCAAAGCCTATCGCGGTGCCTGTCCCggaacctcctccacctcctccaattGTTACAGAACCCATTATTCAGCCTTCGCGACATTtccatccaccaccaccgccaccactGCCTGTT GAACGCGAAGCGGATTCACGTCCGACCAAACGTGTTAAACGTACCAGGAAGATCAAGTCTGCAGCCACTGTATCTGATGATCTATCTTCACCTACCCTCGACGTGGATAAGGAGCTGCCTCCAACGGGGACTGAGGGCGATTCTTTCCGTAAAAAAGATAAAGTTGCAGCTCCGAACCAGTGGTCGGAGGAAGATAAAA ATCAattcctctctctcttggCACAATATGGTGATGATTTCAAGCGCATCGCAGCTTCAATGCCGAATAAG ACGACGATTCAAGTCAGCAACTATTACAAGATCAATGCAGTAGCATTAGACCTTCAAAAGGTCGCTGCTAGAGCGCCCAAACGATCACCCACACCCGAACATCATGAAGTGTGGAAAGAACTTCCCCATTATCCCGGTTCGGGTGTCATTCATCATGTTACGACGATGAAGCCGGTTTCATCTAGCGTTCTGTTGTCGGCCACACCTCCAATGTCATCTTTGTCGGGTGATCCTAACCGAAGCAGCTCTTCTAGCTATGCGCGAGATCCTGCGCGTCCGGGTTCGCCTCCTAGGAGTGCGTACCCTGCTATGTCTTCGGCGCATCCGTATTCGGATGCCCACCGTACTGCCTATCCTGGGCCAACTGCAACTACATATCCATACCCAACAGACCACCGAGGTGTGTATATATCCAGTAGGCCTCCGGACAGTACCTTCCGAGGCACCTCTAGCACTTCTTCGCCTACTCTTTCACGGTCGCCATATACAACGACCTACCCAGCATCGACATCTTCGGCATCTACTACGGTTACCACCAGTAGACCAGGATATCCGGCAACGACGTCTGTTGGACCAGCCCCACCGTCTATTATACATTCACCGACTGGTATGAGCCCGCCAAAGCCGTTACCAGTACAGCCTATGCAGTCATATCCCGCGCATCAAAGCGATCCAGCGCATCGTGCGCCGTATCTGACCTATCCGCAGCCGACTCATACGAGTGGGTATTGGACGACGCAGCCATATTATTTGGACCCTCGGGCGTCAGGCGCTGCGGATGCGAGTGGGAGGAGGGAACATCCGTATGCAATGTATCCGGCGATGAGCGGACCTCCTGCGTCGGGATCGAGGCCGCCCCACGGGTACCCAATGACAACGCCACCCGGACAACCGCCTGCCCCTGGAGGCAGGACTGCGTATTATTATCCTGGTACAGGATGGACATCATCAGGATGA
- a CDS encoding Peptidyl-prolyl cis-trans isomerase NIMA-interacting 4, whose product MAKKGAASADKKPVDKADGKKGKGKAADDGDKGKGALKAATAVNVRHILCEKHSKAMEALQKIQEGQSFNKVAQEYSEDKAKAGGSLGWMVRGSMVGAFQDAAFALTPSTVDKPIISSLVKTNFGYHIIMVEGRR is encoded by the exons ATGGCGAAGAAAGGTGCTGCATCTGCCGACAAGAAGCCTGTAGACAAGGCAGACggcaaaaaaggaaagggtAAAGCAGCCGATGACGGAGACAAG GGAAAGGGTGCATTGAAGGCAGCCACCGCCGTGAACGTGCGGCATATCCTTTGCGAGAAGCATTCTAAGGCAATGGAGGCTCTGCAAAAGATCCAA GAAGGCCAGTCATTCAACAAAGTTGCGCAGGAATATTCGGAGGACAAGGCCAAAG CTGGAGGAAGCTTGGGATGGATGGTAAGAGGTAGTATGGTTGGGGCTTTCCAAGATGCTGCATTCGCTCTCACACCATCCACTGTCGACAAACCCATCATCTCGTCCCTGGTTAAAACGAACTTCGGCTACCATATCATCATGGTTGAAGGTCGTCGCTGA
- a CDS encoding E3 ubiquitin-protein transferase MAEA, translated as MGTKLNMEGIMLFEQPFVRVPYENYRKVFRTSQKNVERELSGVQNISNELVSRASKGNVTPEDALKSIDNMIGKVENLKRKLSDLHETSGKPTQDVMRERLHHLVTVESLQATTQPEFSRWADVRLDRWLVDWCLRTGKEKSAKSIAKEKGIETLVDIELFSDIRRIEDGLARHSCTEALAWCNENKTALRKIKSTLEFDLRMQEYIELSRARKTLEAIAYSQKHLVQWHDTHLAQIRQLSALLAFPPTTSCGPYKRLYDLSRWRTLAKAFRLEIYNLNTLSTEPLLHLALYAGLVALKLPACFDHSTKNVDCPVCDGESGLDSEPLGLGKLAGEVPYSHHANSTIVCRISGKIMDEDNMPMAFPNGHVYSREALEEMAAKHGGIVTCPRTGDSCQFSDLRKVLPLGYPSMPPVKQPVQASLDDFELGEEVAWGSLATIIDAVYKKNRKHYALKVLNKAQLVKKKVIRSAMVEKDALIALGTRSKSHPGVIRLHHCFQDSTHLYFALDLATNGDLKVLVQRLGSISLDCARYYTAQLVDAIQYLHESGVAHRDIKPENILLDSEMRIKLADFGCAYIGSDMETPRTNTFVGTAAYISPELLARSDSNPKSPDMWAIGCTLFFFLYGTSPFTAATDYLTMKRVRALDFSLPQTCDPDAADLIKALLVLDPLERLGVPPKSSSDILRQHPFFSGGGKTSSDDTTSPRPWSVIDWNVLWTAPPPKIEVGPYRSRPKEVPSDDLWVGFESLNVDND; from the exons ATGGGAACCAAACTAAACATGGAGGGAATTATGCTCTTTGAGCAGCCATTTGTTCGA GTTCCATACGAGAATTACCGCAAGGTTTTTCGTACGTCCCAGAAGAACGTGGAACGCGAACTCAGCGGGGTTCAAAATATCTCGAATGAACTTGTATCTCGTGCATCGAAGGGGAATGTTACTCCCGAAGACGCGTTGAAATCAATTGATAATATGATTGGAAAGGTGGAGAATCTGAAGAGAAAA CTATCTGACCTTCACGAGACGTCAGGGAAACCGACCCAAGATGTAATGCGGGAGCGTCTGCACCATCTCGTAACCGTGGAATCGCTACAGGCAACTACTCAGCCAGAGTTCTCGAGATGGGCAGATGTCCGGCTTGATAGATGGCTCGTGGACTGGTGTTTGAGAACTGGGAAGGAAAAGTCTGCCAAAAGTATTGCGAAAGAGAAGGGGATCGAG ACTCTTGTGGATATCGAACTTTTCTCGGACATACGGCGTATCGAAGACGGTCTTGCTCGTCACAGTTGCACCGAAGCTCTCGCCTGGTGCAATGAAAACAAGACCGCCCTTCGCAAAATCAAG AGTACTTTAGAATTTGACCTTCGCATGCAGGAATACATCGAACTCTCAAGAGCAAGAAAGACTCTGGAAGCTATCGCCTATTCTCAGAAACACCTAGTTCAATGGCACGATACCCATCTCGCTCAGATTCGGCAACTGTCCGCTTTGCTGGCGTTCCCACCAACCACTTCCTGCGGCCCTTACAAA AGATTATATGATTTATCCCGCTGGCGTACCCTTGCCAAGGCATTCCGTTTGGAAATATACAATCTTAACACCCTTTCCACAGAgccacttcttcaccttgcTTTATACGCAGGCCTTGTAGCACTGAAGCTTCCTGCATGCTTTGACCACTCGACTAAAAATGTCGACTGCCCCGTTTGCGATGGGGAATCTGGTTTAGATTCAGAACCTCTGGGACTCGGAAAACTTGCAGGGGAAGTTCCATATAGCCACCATGCGAATTCAACCATAGTATGTCGGATAAGTGGGAAGATCATGGACGAAGATAATATGCCAATGGCATTCCCCAATGGTCATGTCTATTCTCGAGAG GCTTTAGAAGAGATGGCTGCTAAGCATGGGGGTATCGTTACCTGTCCGCGGACAGGTGACTCATGCCAATTTTCTGATTTGCGAAAGGT GTTACCTCTTGGGTATCCGTCGATGCCACCAGTAAAGCAGCCAGTACAAGCATCTTTGGATGATTTCgaacttggagaagaagttgCATGGGGATCTTTGGCTACG ATTATAGATGCGGTTTATAAAAAGAATAGAAAACATTATGCTCTCAAAGTTTTGAACAAAGCGCAGCtagtgaagaagaaagtcattCGATCGGCTATGGTTGAGAAGGACGCGTTAATTGCTCTGGGTACAAGATCAAAATCACATCCCGGGGTTATTCGTCTGCACCACTGTTTCCAGGATTCAACACATTTAT ACTTTGCCTTGGATCTGGCTACTAATGGCGATTTGAAGGTCCTAGTTCAAAGACTAGGTTCGATATCACTTGACTGCGCGCGTTATTACACAGCACAGCTAGTGGATGCAATTCAATACCTCCATGAATCAGGGGTGGCGCACCGCGACATAAAGCCGGAGAACATTCTCCTCGATAGTGAGATGCGGATCAAATTGGCAGATTTTGGGTGTGCGTATATAGGCTCAGATATGGAAA CTCCAAGAACGAACACATTTGTTGGAACCGCAGCATACATCTCACCCGAACTGCTCGCCCGTTCTGATTCGAATCCGAAAAG TCCTGACATGTGGGCTATAGGTTGcacccttttctttttcctctaCGGAACATCGCCATTCACTGCCGCCACGGACTATCTCACAATGAAGCGGGTGAGAGCTCTGGATTTTTCTTTGCCCCAAACCTGTGACCCGGATGCCGCCGACTTGATTAAAGCCCTTCTC GTTCTTGACCCGCTCGAACGCCTCGGGGTACCACCGAAGTCTTCATCAGATATTCTCCGTCAACATCCTTTTTTCAGTGGCGGCGGGAAGACCTCTTCTGATGATACTACTTCGCCAAGACCATGGTCAGTCATTGATTGGAACGTCCTATGGACTGCGCCACCTCCCAAAATTGAGGTTGGGCCTTACCGCTCGAGGCCAAAGGAGGTACCTTCAGACGATCTTTGGGTCGGCTTTGAGAGTCTCAATGTTGATAATGATTGA